In a single window of the Pontibacter russatus genome:
- a CDS encoding DUF4199 domain-containing protein: protein MEKIGLKYGLLTAAGLVAYFLLMKAIGLVHIVELRFLNGLIMAVGVVLAIRAYKTVSGGNIGYFKGIGTGMITAVTGTVLFGAFMVAYIKIAGGELLEMLSTRHYFGDRVATTPGLVIFSVLLLEGIISGFMISFIAMQYFKRRDYKVPNSP, encoded by the coding sequence ATGGAAAAGATTGGCTTAAAATATGGTCTGCTGACTGCCGCCGGGCTTGTGGCGTATTTCCTGCTGATGAAGGCAATCGGGCTGGTTCATATCGTGGAGCTTCGGTTTCTGAACGGCCTTATCATGGCGGTGGGGGTGGTGCTTGCCATCAGAGCCTATAAAACTGTGTCGGGGGGCAACATCGGCTACTTCAAGGGGATTGGCACCGGGATGATTACGGCTGTGACAGGCACGGTCCTCTTCGGGGCATTCATGGTGGCCTATATCAAAATAGCGGGAGGGGAGTTGCTGGAAATGCTCTCGACCAGGCATTACTTCGGCGATAGGGTGGCAACTACGCCCGGCCTAGTTATCTTCTCGGTGCTCCTGCTGGAGGGCATTATCTCGGGTTTCATGATCTCCTTCATCGCCATGCAGTATTTCAAGCGTAGGGACTATAAAGTCCCGAACAGCCCCTGA